The Candidatus Zixiibacteriota bacterium genome contains a region encoding:
- a CDS encoding histidine kinase produces MIRKPVIDPKDYESGFARFDSLMQYRVKDILLVSSLYDSFILEEDGQIAQLISSEYAEHNLTFAPQIKRVSSGEEALRLLEQKKFDLIMVFRKLSDINIISFGLRAKEIDPDIPIVLLAFNPRELAIRQDPNYERAIDKAFIWNGESDILLAIAKFVEDRKNVDNDTRLVGVRVIILIEDSVRFYSAYLPLIYTEIVEQTQALMSESLNKPDKLLRMRARPKILLAETFEEGWQLFKKYRQFLLGIISDVSFFRNDIMDKEAGLKLAEAIKKEIPDLPILLQSSNRKYAEMAREKKVAFLYKNARTLLTDLRNFIMLNFGFGDFVFRLTDGTEVDRAENYHEMERCLETVPEESLIHHGNRNHFSNWLMARTEFDLAVRLRPRKVTEFNDIASMRQYLMDTFRTFRHEKQLGMVSDFSRRQFDLQTDFVKIGNGSLGGKGRGLAFINRLLRRYNVYDIFEGVRITVPPSFIVGTSVFDKFLEKNNLLKFALGDHSDDEIAAAFVNGKLPKETSDDLKAILEVIKYPLAVRSSSLLEDSHYQPFAGIYETHMLPNRHRTLGGRLSRLEEAIKYIYASTFFKKSKNYIETTGNRVEEEKMAVILQKVVGSLRRGSFYPVISGIARSYNFYSIGHIKPEEGIAYAALGLGRTIVEGGDCLYFSPSNPMVLPQFSTTKDFFKNSQHDFFAIDMSNPAVHPSPDGGSGLMQFKIDRAVEDGSMGFVGSTYSRENDRVYDGINRKGVKLVTFAPILKNRIFPLDEIIRFLLRLGSNGMNFPVEIEFAAELHADSKIPDEFGFLQIRPMAVEAAHESISLTDLDHDRIICRSDDCLSHGRINDIQDIIYVRPDTFDRARMSEMAVEVGRFNELMKAGQRPYLLIGPGRWGTADRWLGIPAKWDQISSARVIIEAAYGDFSVTPSFGTHFFQNLISFQIGYLTVNRTNELNFIDWNWLESLPVSQETGNLRHVRLARPLEVIINGHDGQAVILRPADQ; encoded by the coding sequence ATGATCCGGAAACCTGTCATAGATCCCAAGGACTACGAATCGGGATTCGCCCGATTCGATTCTTTGATGCAGTACCGGGTCAAGGATATTCTCCTGGTCTCCAGTCTTTACGATTCATTCATTCTCGAAGAAGACGGCCAGATCGCCCAGCTGATTTCGAGTGAATACGCCGAACATAATCTCACTTTTGCTCCGCAGATCAAACGGGTTTCGAGCGGCGAGGAAGCGCTCCGGCTCCTGGAACAAAAAAAGTTCGACCTGATCATGGTCTTCCGTAAGCTGAGTGACATCAATATCATCTCTTTCGGTCTCAGGGCCAAGGAAATCGACCCTGATATCCCGATCGTTCTGCTGGCCTTCAATCCCCGTGAACTGGCTATCAGGCAGGATCCCAATTACGAACGCGCCATCGATAAAGCTTTCATCTGGAACGGCGAGTCCGATATCCTTCTGGCAATTGCCAAATTCGTTGAAGATAGAAAAAATGTCGACAACGACACCCGGTTGGTCGGAGTCCGGGTTATTATCCTGATCGAGGATTCGGTCCGGTTTTATTCTGCCTATCTGCCGTTAATCTACACCGAAATCGTCGAACAAACCCAGGCCCTGATGTCGGAGAGCCTGAATAAGCCCGATAAATTACTGCGCATGAGAGCGCGGCCGAAAATCCTGCTGGCCGAAACATTCGAAGAAGGCTGGCAGTTGTTTAAAAAATATCGTCAGTTTCTCCTGGGAATTATCTCCGATGTCAGCTTTTTTCGAAACGATATCATGGACAAAGAGGCCGGGCTGAAACTGGCCGAGGCCATTAAAAAAGAAATCCCCGATCTGCCTATCCTGTTGCAGTCATCCAATCGAAAGTACGCCGAGATGGCCCGCGAAAAAAAGGTGGCTTTTCTTTATAAGAATGCCCGGACTCTGTTAACCGACTTGCGTAATTTTATCATGCTAAATTTCGGATTCGGCGATTTTGTTTTCAGACTGACCGACGGGACCGAGGTGGACCGGGCCGAAAATTATCACGAAATGGAACGGTGCCTCGAAACCGTTCCGGAGGAGTCGCTGATTCATCACGGTAACCGCAATCATTTTTCCAACTGGCTGATGGCCCGGACGGAATTCGACCTGGCCGTTCGCCTGCGCCCCAGAAAAGTCACGGAATTTAACGATATCGCCAGCATGAGACAATACCTCATGGATACTTTCCGGACTTTCCGCCATGAAAAACAACTGGGAATGGTTTCTGATTTCTCCCGCCGCCAATTCGATCTCCAGACCGATTTCGTCAAAATCGGTAACGGTTCACTGGGAGGTAAAGGGCGGGGTCTGGCTTTTATCAACCGTCTTCTGCGGCGATACAATGTCTATGATATTTTCGAGGGAGTCAGGATAACCGTCCCCCCTTCATTTATTGTCGGAACCTCGGTCTTCGACAAATTTCTCGAAAAAAACAACCTGCTTAAATTCGCCCTGGGCGATCACTCCGATGATGAAATCGCTGCCGCCTTTGTCAACGGTAAGCTCCCCAAAGAAACCTCGGATGACCTGAAGGCCATCCTCGAGGTGATTAAATATCCACTCGCGGTCAGGTCGTCATCACTTCTGGAGGATTCGCACTATCAGCCCTTCGCCGGAATTTATGAAACTCACATGCTCCCCAACCGGCATCGGACTCTGGGGGGACGGCTTAGCCGGCTCGAGGAAGCTATTAAGTACATCTATGCCTCGACCTTCTTTAAAAAATCAAAGAATTATATCGAGACTACCGGCAACCGGGTCGAGGAAGAGAAAATGGCGGTTATCCTTCAAAAGGTGGTTGGAAGTCTCCGGCGCGGCAGTTTCTACCCGGTGATTTCCGGAATTGCGCGATCATACAACTTCTATTCCATCGGGCATATTAAACCGGAGGAAGGTATTGCCTATGCCGCTCTTGGCCTGGGGCGAACAATTGTCGAAGGCGGCGATTGCCTTTATTTTTCACCGAGTAATCCCATGGTTCTGCCGCAGTTCTCGACAACCAAGGACTTTTTTAAAAACTCCCAGCACGATTTCTTCGCCATTGACATGAGTAATCCCGCGGTCCATCCTTCACCCGACGGCGGCAGCGGGTTGATGCAGTTCAAGATCGATCGGGCAGTTGAGGATGGATCCATGGGATTTGTCGGCTCGACCTATTCCCGGGAAAATGACCGGGTGTACGACGGCATTAACCGGAAAGGGGTGAAACTGGTGACCTTTGCCCCAATCCTGAAAAACCGGATTTTCCCTCTCGATGAGATCATCAGGTTTCTTCTCCGTCTGGGGAGCAACGGGATGAATTTCCCGGTTGAGATCGAATTCGCCGCTGAACTCCATGCCGATTCCAAAATACCGGATGAATTCGGATTTCTTCAGATTCGCCCGATGGCCGTTGAGGCCGCCCATGAGAGTATCTCCCTGACCGATCTCGATCATGACAGGATTATTTGCCGGAGCGATGATTGTTTGAGCCATGGTCGCATCAATGACATTCAGGATATTATATACGTCCGACCCGACACTTTCGACCGGGCCCGGATGAGCGAGATGGCCGTCGAGGTCGGGCGCTTCAATGAATTGATGAAAGCCGGTCAACGGCCGTACCTTCTGATTGGCCCGGGGCGATGGGGTACCGCCGACCGGTGGCTGGGAATACCGGCCAAATGGGACCAGATTTCCTCGGCCCGGGTCATAATCGAAGCGGCTTATGGCGATTTCTCGGTCACACCTTCATTCGGAACCCATTTTTTCCAGAATCTGATTTCCTTTCAGATCGGGTATTTAACCGTTAACCGGACTAACGAATTGAATTTCATTGACTGGAACTGGCTGGAATCCCTGCCGGTCAGTCAGGAAACCGGGAATCTACGCCATGTTCGTTTGGCTCGTCCCCTGGAAGTCATAATTAACGGCCACGATGGACAGGCCGTGATTCTAAGGCCCGCCGATCAATAA
- the gdhA gene encoding NADP-specific glutamate dehydrogenase yields MNQYLMSVMDMVKAKNPAEPEFHQAVQEVLESLEPVLDKHPEYVEAKIVERIVEPERVIMFRVPWVDDSGQVQVNRGFRVEFNSAIGPYKGGLRFHPSVNLGILKFLGFEQVFKNSLTTLPMGGGKGGSDFDPKGKSDLEVMRFTQSFMTELFRHIGPNTDVPAGDIGVGGREIGFMFGQYKRIRDAFEGVLTGKGINWGGSLIRPEATGYGTVYFAEEALKTKGESFKGKKVAVSGSGNVAQFAVEKVNQLGGKVVTLSDSSGYIVDDEGISPEKLKFVMDLKNIKRGRIKEYADKYKSAKYFEGAGVWNVPVDVALPCATQNEVNGKDAETLLKNGCKCVAEGANMPSTPDAVDKFIQAKILYGPGKAANAGGVAVSGLEMSQNSMRLNWTREEVDNRLHSIMKSIHSACKNTSEEYGHPGNYVVGANIAGFVKVADAMLDQGVV; encoded by the coding sequence ATGAACCAGTATCTGATGTCCGTTATGGACATGGTTAAGGCTAAAAATCCGGCCGAACCAGAATTCCATCAGGCAGTGCAGGAAGTTCTCGAATCCCTCGAGCCGGTTCTCGACAAACACCCCGAATATGTGGAAGCCAAAATTGTCGAGCGTATTGTTGAACCGGAACGTGTTATCATGTTTCGTGTCCCCTGGGTCGATGACAGCGGTCAGGTCCAGGTCAATCGCGGTTTCCGAGTTGAATTCAACAGCGCTATCGGTCCGTACAAAGGCGGTCTGCGTTTTCACCCGAGTGTCAACCTCGGTATCCTCAAATTCCTCGGATTCGAACAGGTTTTCAAAAACTCCCTGACGACGCTCCCTATGGGTGGCGGCAAGGGCGGATCGGATTTCGATCCCAAGGGGAAATCGGATCTTGAAGTGATGCGTTTTACCCAGAGCTTCATGACGGAACTGTTCCGGCATATCGGTCCCAATACCGATGTTCCGGCAGGTGATATCGGTGTCGGCGGTCGTGAGATTGGTTTCATGTTCGGACAGTACAAACGAATCCGCGATGCATTCGAAGGTGTCCTGACCGGTAAAGGTATCAACTGGGGCGGCAGTCTTATTCGCCCGGAGGCCACCGGTTATGGAACGGTCTATTTCGCCGAAGAAGCACTCAAGACCAAAGGCGAATCATTCAAAGGCAAGAAGGTGGCTGTCTCCGGTTCCGGAAACGTCGCCCAGTTTGCCGTTGAAAAAGTAAATCAGCTCGGCGGCAAAGTGGTTACTCTCTCCGACTCCAGCGGCTATATTGTCGATGACGAAGGCATTTCTCCCGAAAAACTCAAATTCGTCATGGATCTGAAAAACATCAAACGCGGTCGGATCAAGGAATACGCCGACAAGTACAAATCAGCCAAATATTTCGAGGGAGCCGGCGTTTGGAACGTACCGGTCGATGTGGCTCTGCCCTGCGCCACTCAGAACGAAGTCAACGGTAAAGACGCGGAAACCCTTCTTAAAAACGGGTGTAAGTGCGTGGCTGAAGGCGCCAATATGCCCAGCACCCCGGATGCGGTCGATAAATTTATTCAGGCTAAAATACTTTATGGCCCGGGTAAGGCGGCCAACGCCGGCGGTGTCGCAGTCTCCGGTCTGGAAATGTCCCAGAACAGCATGCGCCTGAACTGGACTCGCGAGGAAGTCGACAACCGGTTGCATTCGATCATGAAATCGATTCACTCGGCCTGTAAAAATACATCCGAGGAATACGGGCATCCCGGCAACTATGTTGTCGGTGCCAATATCGCCGGTTTTGTCAAAGTCGCCGATGCCATGCTCGACCAGGGTGTGGTGTAA